One Tunturibacter gelidoferens genomic region harbors:
- a CDS encoding TetR/AcrR family transcriptional regulator produces the protein MAHSTVSDQELLVRSAGVFRTYGFEGTSLARLSEATGLEKASLYHRFPGGKEQIALAVAEGTHAWLRQNVFEPLKEPGDPRKKLRAAIEQLRACYADGTLPCAFEVLSLAGGSPELTDALKGALQAWIKAFTDIAKESGLPSAEARKRAEQAIIQIEGSLIVGRVLGDTKAFRRALDELPALLTNE, from the coding sequence ATGGCACACTCCACCGTAAGCGATCAGGAGCTGCTCGTCCGGTCTGCAGGAGTATTTCGCACATACGGCTTCGAGGGAACCAGCCTCGCACGCCTCTCGGAGGCGACAGGACTGGAAAAGGCAAGCCTGTACCACCGCTTCCCCGGAGGAAAGGAGCAGATCGCGTTGGCGGTCGCCGAAGGAACGCACGCATGGCTGCGGCAGAATGTCTTCGAGCCTCTCAAGGAGCCGGGAGATCCCCGAAAAAAACTTCGCGCCGCCATCGAGCAGCTACGAGCCTGTTATGCCGACGGCACCCTCCCCTGCGCCTTCGAGGTGCTCTCCCTCGCTGGCGGCAGCCCCGAGCTTACTGACGCTCTCAAAGGCGCACTCCAGGCCTGGATCAAAGCCTTCACCGACATCGCAAAAGAAAGTGGCCTGCCCAGCGCCGAGGCGCGCAAGAGAGCCGAGCAGGCAATCATCCAGATCGAAGGATCCCTCATCGTTGGCCGGGTCCTTGGCGACACCAAGGCCTTTCGCAGAGCTCTCGACGAGTTGCCCGCACTCCTGACCAACGAGTAA
- a CDS encoding PP2C family protein-serine/threonine phosphatase yields MFPLILIPFAFKKRHSFATWLVAFFAFFTEMISVVRIASQQGSRTLAEMFTDPADILSGLNRRLHNRLQNGFVTCLILRLEPDGLCTFANAGHLPPYLNQNELHLPAALTLGLVPSASYEETTIQLEVGDRLTLYTDGLLEARNLDGELFGFDRLQQLVATSPDAKQATEAAIDFGQEDDLTVLTITRLATGVESTTVLEAPPLVPSVA; encoded by the coding sequence GTGTTCCCACTGATCCTGATCCCCTTCGCCTTCAAAAAGCGCCATAGCTTCGCCACATGGCTAGTCGCCTTCTTTGCCTTCTTCACCGAAATGATCTCCGTCGTCCGCATCGCCTCCCAGCAAGGCTCCCGCACCCTCGCCGAGATGTTCACCGATCCAGCCGACATCCTCTCCGGTCTCAATCGCCGCCTGCACAACCGCCTGCAAAACGGATTCGTCACCTGCCTCATCCTCCGTCTCGAACCCGATGGCCTCTGCACCTTCGCCAACGCCGGCCATCTTCCGCCTTATCTCAACCAGAACGAGCTTCATCTTCCCGCCGCGCTCACTCTCGGCCTCGTCCCGTCAGCCAGCTACGAAGAGACAACGATTCAACTCGAAGTCGGAGATCGCCTCACCCTCTACACCGACGGCCTCCTCGAAGCCCGCAACCTCGATGGCGAACTCTTCGGCTTCGACCGCCTCCAGCAACTCGTCGCCACCAGTCCCGACGCCAAGCAGGCCACCGAGGCCGCCATAGACTTCGGTCAGGAAGACGACCTCACCGTCCTCACGATCACGCGCCTCGCCACCG
- a CDS encoding carboxymuconolactone decarboxylase family protein produces MSRLSAIDPNVATGKAKDLLTAVHGALGIVPNMTKVMVNSPAVLEGYLGLSGALSHGLLDAKTREQLALVTAQENHCDYCLSAHSAIGKMVGLTSEQIGEARSGHGQDARATAALTFARRVLETRGEISDEDLAAVRVAGFNDGEVAEIIAHVALNVLTNYFNNAAQVEIDFPKVSFAKAG; encoded by the coding sequence ATGTCGCGTCTTTCCGCTATCGATCCAAATGTTGCAACCGGTAAGGCAAAGGATCTGCTCACTGCTGTCCACGGTGCTCTCGGGATCGTGCCCAATATGACCAAGGTCATGGTGAACTCGCCTGCTGTTCTGGAGGGTTATCTGGGGTTGAGTGGTGCTTTGAGCCACGGTCTGCTGGATGCCAAGACTCGGGAGCAGCTTGCCCTGGTGACCGCGCAGGAAAACCATTGTGATTATTGCCTCTCGGCTCATTCGGCTATCGGGAAGATGGTTGGCCTGACGTCGGAGCAAATTGGCGAGGCCCGCAGCGGGCACGGTCAAGATGCGCGCGCTACCGCGGCGTTAACGTTTGCGCGTCGTGTTCTGGAGACTCGTGGAGAGATAAGCGATGAGGATCTTGCTGCGGTTCGCGTGGCCGGCTTCAATGATGGCGAGGTAGCCGAGATTATTGCTCACGTCGCGTTGAACGTGCTGACGAACTACTTCAACAATGCGGCGCAGGTCGAGATTGATTTTCCGAAGGTCTCGTTTGCCAAGGCAGGCTGA